A single genomic interval of Scylla paramamosain isolate STU-SP2022 chromosome 4, ASM3559412v1, whole genome shotgun sequence harbors:
- the LOC135100094 gene encoding uncharacterized protein LOC135100094 isoform X1: protein MNTFFFTHNFFISSYHSCQIWLSRSKGSEDSQQYQSDTNKNGQSPCYVQQTPPEARNCQSSTSQEALLLGGKKNSPFRKIFDHSLQKMCESGLMNKLRTKWLSAGTSTWGRKTKNHSQPL from the exons ATGAATACCTTTTTCTTTACGCataatttcttcatttcatcctaTCACTCGTGTCAGATTTGGCTCAGCAGAAGCAAAG GCTCAGAGGATTCCCAACAATACCAATCAGATACCAACAAGAATGGACAGTCACCTTGCTATGtccaacag ACTCCTCCAGAAGCAAGGAACTGCCAGTCCAGTACATCACAGGAGGCATTGCTATTGGGCGGCAAAAAAAATTCACCCTTCAGGAAGATATTTGACCAcag TCTGCAGAAGATGTGTGAGTCAGGCCTGATGAACAAGCTGAGGACCAAATGGCTATCAGCAGGAACCTCAACATGGGGCAGGAAGACTAAAAATCACAGCCAGCCTCTCTGA
- the LOC135100094 gene encoding uncharacterized protein LOC135100094 isoform X3: MLSSLPAPAIDSVKFSLSYIIIQSSEDSQQYQSDTNKNGQSPCYVQQTPPEARNCQSSTSQEALLLGGKKNSPFRKIFDHSLQKMCESGLMNKLRTKWLSAGTSTWGRKTKNHSQPL; the protein is encoded by the exons atgttatcttctcttcctgcacCTGCTATTGATTCTGtaaaattttctttatcatacATAATTATTCAGA GCTCAGAGGATTCCCAACAATACCAATCAGATACCAACAAGAATGGACAGTCACCTTGCTATGtccaacag ACTCCTCCAGAAGCAAGGAACTGCCAGTCCAGTACATCACAGGAGGCATTGCTATTGGGCGGCAAAAAAAATTCACCCTTCAGGAAGATATTTGACCAcag TCTGCAGAAGATGTGTGAGTCAGGCCTGATGAACAAGCTGAGGACCAAATGGCTATCAGCAGGAACCTCAACATGGGGCAGGAAGACTAAAAATCACAGCCAGCCTCTCTGA
- the LOC135100094 gene encoding uncharacterized protein LOC135100094 isoform X8 codes for MLSSLPAPAIDSTPPEARNCQSSTSQEALLLGGKKNSPFRKIFDHSLQKMCESGLMNKLRTKWLSAGTSTWGRKTKNHSQPL; via the exons atgttatcttctcttcctgcacCTGCTATTGATTCT ACTCCTCCAGAAGCAAGGAACTGCCAGTCCAGTACATCACAGGAGGCATTGCTATTGGGCGGCAAAAAAAATTCACCCTTCAGGAAGATATTTGACCAcag TCTGCAGAAGATGTGTGAGTCAGGCCTGATGAACAAGCTGAGGACCAAATGGCTATCAGCAGGAACCTCAACATGGGGCAGGAAGACTAAAAATCACAGCCAGCCTCTCTGA
- the LOC135100094 gene encoding uncharacterized protein LOC135100094 isoform X5 — protein MEKSSEDSQQYQSDTNKNGQSPCYVQQTPPEARNCQSSTSQEALLLGGKKNSPFRKIFDHSLQKMCESGLMNKLRTKWLSAGTSTWGRKTKNHSQPL, from the exons atggagaaaa GCTCAGAGGATTCCCAACAATACCAATCAGATACCAACAAGAATGGACAGTCACCTTGCTATGtccaacag ACTCCTCCAGAAGCAAGGAACTGCCAGTCCAGTACATCACAGGAGGCATTGCTATTGGGCGGCAAAAAAAATTCACCCTTCAGGAAGATATTTGACCAcag TCTGCAGAAGATGTGTGAGTCAGGCCTGATGAACAAGCTGAGGACCAAATGGCTATCAGCAGGAACCTCAACATGGGGCAGGAAGACTAAAAATCACAGCCAGCCTCTCTGA
- the LOC135100094 gene encoding uncharacterized protein LOC135100094 isoform X4 produces the protein MLSSLPAPAIDSVKFSLSYIIIQSSEDSQQYQSDTNKNGQSPCYVQQAQRIPNNSSYQIPTRMDSHLALSNRLLQKQGTASPVHHRRHCYWAAKKIHPSGRYLTTVCRRCVSQA, from the exons atgttatcttctcttcctgcacCTGCTATTGATTCTGtaaaattttctttatcatacATAATTATTCAGA GCTCAGAGGATTCCCAACAATACCAATCAGATACCAACAAGAATGGACAGTCACCTTGCTATGtccaacag gCTCAGAGGATTCCCAACAATAGCAGTTATCAGATACCAACAAGAATGGACAGTCACCTTGCTTTGtccaacag ACTCCTCCAGAAGCAAGGAACTGCCAGTCCAGTACATCACAGGAGGCATTGCTATTGGGCGGCAAAAAAAATTCACCCTTCAGGAAGATATTTGACCAcag TCTGCAGAAGATGTGTGAGTCAGGCCTGA
- the LOC135100094 gene encoding uncharacterized protein LOC135100094 isoform X2 has translation MNTFFFTHNFFISSYHSCQIWLSRSKGSEDSQQYQSDTNKNGQSPCYVQQAQRIPNNSSYQIPTRMDSHLALSNRLLQKQGTASPVHHRRHCYWAAKKIHPSGRYLTTVCRRCVSQA, from the exons ATGAATACCTTTTTCTTTACGCataatttcttcatttcatcctaTCACTCGTGTCAGATTTGGCTCAGCAGAAGCAAAG GCTCAGAGGATTCCCAACAATACCAATCAGATACCAACAAGAATGGACAGTCACCTTGCTATGtccaacag gCTCAGAGGATTCCCAACAATAGCAGTTATCAGATACCAACAAGAATGGACAGTCACCTTGCTTTGtccaacag ACTCCTCCAGAAGCAAGGAACTGCCAGTCCAGTACATCACAGGAGGCATTGCTATTGGGCGGCAAAAAAAATTCACCCTTCAGGAAGATATTTGACCAcag TCTGCAGAAGATGTGTGAGTCAGGCCTGA
- the LOC135100094 gene encoding uncharacterized protein LOC135100094 isoform X6, with amino-acid sequence MEKSSEDSQQYQSDTNKNGQSPCYVQQAQRIPNNSSYQIPTRMDSHLALSNRLLQKQGTASPVHHRRHCYWAAKKIHPSGRYLTTVCRRCVSQA; translated from the exons atggagaaaa GCTCAGAGGATTCCCAACAATACCAATCAGATACCAACAAGAATGGACAGTCACCTTGCTATGtccaacag gCTCAGAGGATTCCCAACAATAGCAGTTATCAGATACCAACAAGAATGGACAGTCACCTTGCTTTGtccaacag ACTCCTCCAGAAGCAAGGAACTGCCAGTCCAGTACATCACAGGAGGCATTGCTATTGGGCGGCAAAAAAAATTCACCCTTCAGGAAGATATTTGACCAcag TCTGCAGAAGATGTGTGAGTCAGGCCTGA
- the LOC135100094 gene encoding uncharacterized protein LOC135100094 isoform X7 has protein sequence MLSSLPAPAIDSAQRIPNNTNQIPTRMDSHLAMSNRLRGFPTIAVIRYQQEWTVTLLCPTDSSRSKELPVQYITGGIAIGRQKKFTLQEDI, from the exons atgttatcttctcttcctgcacCTGCTATTGATTCT GCTCAGAGGATTCCCAACAATACCAATCAGATACCAACAAGAATGGACAGTCACCTTGCTATGtccaacag gCTCAGAGGATTCCCAACAATAGCAGTTATCAGATACCAACAAGAATGGACAGTCACCTTGCTTTGtccaacag ACTCCTCCAGAAGCAAGGAACTGCCAGTCCAGTACATCACAGGAGGCATTGCTATTGGGCGGCAAAAAAAATTCACCCTTCAGGAAGATATTTGA